Proteins encoded in a region of the Campylobacter geochelonis genome:
- the hypA gene encoding hydrogenase maturation nickel metallochaperone HypA, translating into MHELAIVQDLVALCEKNAKQNNAKEIELVEIKVGRLSGVEPHYLQSCYDVFKEGTMCANAELKIHLQEIVVKCEKCDFEGILEKNHFVCPKCGSSSLEVIDGEELYLMRLTMK; encoded by the coding sequence ATGCACGAGTTAGCTATAGTTCAAGACTTAGTCGCGCTTTGTGAGAAAAATGCAAAGCAAAATAACGCAAAAGAGATAGAACTAGTAGAGATAAAAGTAGGGCGCTTAAGTGGCGTTGAACCACACTATTTACAAAGTTGTTATGATGTTTTCAAAGAAGGAACGATGTGCGCAAATGCTGAACTTAAAATCCACTTGCAAGAAATTGTTGTAAAGTGTGAAAAGTGCGATTTTGAGGGTATTTTGGAGAAAAACCACTTTGTTTGTCCAAAGTGTGGTAGTTCAAGCCTTGAAGTAATCGATGGCGAAGAGCTTTATCTTATGCGACTTACGATGAAATAA